In Mycobacterium sp. 050128, the genomic window GATGCCGCCCGCGCGCGCGGTGTCACGGTCGCCGTGGACAACACCTTCGCCACGGCTCTGCGGCAAAGGCCGTTGGAATTGGGGGCCGACATCGTGGTGCACAGCGCGACGAAGTTCATCGGTGGCCATTCGGACTTGCTTCTGGGCGCGGTGATCACGGCGGACCCTGAGCTGCGGGATCGGCTTCGCCGTCGGCGCGAGGTCGGCGGCGCGACCCCCGGAGCGATGGAGGTGTTCTTGGCATTGCGTGGTCTACGCACGATGGACATGCGACTGGCGCGTGCCGAACAGAACGCCGGCGAGATCGCGCAGGGTCTTGTGACGTTGTCTCAGGTGGTGCGGGTCCGCTACCCCGGACTCACGAATGATCCCGGGCATGACCGGGCGTGCAAACAGATGAGTGGGTTCGGGGCCGTGTTGTCATTCGACTTGGCCGACGCTGATACCGCAGATGCCGTGTGCGCCAACGTCCGATTGATCGTTTCGGCAACGAGCCTGGGCGCAGTGGAATCCACCATCGAGCGTCGCGCGAAGTTGCCTGGTCAAGAACACGTGCCGCCCGGGCTTGTGCGCCTGAGCGTGGGATGTGAGCATCTCGACGACCTGTGGGCCGACCTCAGCACCGCGATCCGCTTAGCAGTGACGGATCGATGAGGGCCGTACTGGCGATGCCGCTCTGTCGGCCCTGCTTTGACTGCGTGACATCGGCCCTGACGCCGCGCTGGTTCAGCAGCGAAGTGAGGCAATAATGTGCCCCTGCACAGAGAACGCTGAGTGAGCGGATCGCCATGGTTGACGTTGACTCGATCGCTGTGGTGGTCGGCCGGCGGGTTCGCGATGCGCGCAATGTTCGTCGGTGGACGCTCGACGAACTCGCCAGCCGCTCGGGTGTGAGCCGGCGCATGATCATCAACATCGAGCAAGGCGCGATGAACCCCAGTATCGCGACGCTGCTGCGGATCAGCAACGCGCTGGGAATCGGACTTCCCGCGCTGGTGGAGACGGACGCCGCGCCGCCATCGCAGGTTGTGCGCGCTGGCGAAGG contains:
- a CDS encoding trans-sulfuration enzyme family protein yields the protein MLDVQTGVLMDIGDAQQAPGQGDATWGARPLHRESILVSAGRGLGRPGDPLNVPIVLASNFRAAPASSGAGREYSRDDATDAWEALETALGVLDGGHGVSFSSGMAAATAVLDLMPAGAVIVAPKYCYAGVLGALADGQAAGRWHVVLVDIADSESVIAALDNADLLWIETPTNPMLEVADLPVLIDAARARGVTVAVDNTFATALRQRPLELGADIVVHSATKFIGGHSDLLLGAVITADPELRDRLRRRREVGGATPGAMEVFLALRGLRTMDMRLARAEQNAGEIAQGLVTLSQVVRVRYPGLTNDPGHDRACKQMSGFGAVLSFDLADADTADAVCANVRLIVSATSLGAVESTIERRAKLPGQEHVPPGLVRLSVGCEHLDDLWADLSTAIRLAVTDR